From the genome of Sporomusa sphaeroides DSM 2875:
AGCCAACACACAGCTCGCCGATCGTTGCTTTTTTGTCATTGATGGCTATGGCATCTGTCGGGCAATTCTTGGCACATATTCTACAGCCGACACATTTTTCGGTTATTACCTGATATGTTTTGCTCTCGTACATAAATTTGCTCCCCTTTAATCTTTTTATAACGCCTTGCCTTTGGTTTCAATACCCATAACTCCTACGGTAACAGCAGCCAGGATAAACGCCCCGGCAACTAATGACACTGCACCGGTAATACCGATAATACCCATGGCATAGCCAATGGCTATCGGCGAAACCATGCCTCCTACCCGTGAACAGGCAGAACCCATGGCTGCTCCTGTTGCGCGAAAAGCAGTCGGGTAAAGCTCTGGTGTGTAAGTATAACTTACCGCGATAATACCGGAGATAAAGAATGAGGTTACTACGCCAAGCCCAATAATATGGAATGATTCAAGAGTAGGTAAGCCTAATGCCCAGCCAAATGCCAGCGTAGCTAAGAAGCCGCATAGCAAGTTTCCGATCAGCACCGGCTTTCTGCCATACTTATCCATTAGGAAGGCAACTAACACCTGGTTTGGCAGATACGCCAACTGCAGGAAAATACTGTACAGGAAGGATTGCTCCATCGTACGGCCGCTCTTCATTAAGAGCGAAGGCAGCCAGGAGAAAAGCCCGTAATAGCCAAACATGTTCAGGAACCAGAGGATCATCAGCATGATGGTTACACGCCTGTAATTCACAGAATACAATGCCCCGAAGGACGGCTTTTGTTCAACAATCACATCTTTTTTAATCATATCTTCCGTCAGAGGCGGAATCACATCAGTTTTGGCGACTTGCCGTTCAATATCATCAACAATGGCCAGTGCTTCTTCTTTTCTGCCCTTCATGGCCAGCCATCTGGCCGATTCAGGAATGTAACGCTGAACAATGAAGAGGTATAGCGCCGGTGTAGCCCCGGCAACAAAAGCCCACCGCCAGCCATCTTCCAGACCGGCAATGACAAAATAGGCAAGCAGCGCAGCCAGTATCCAGCCGACTGTCCAAAAGGTAGTCAGTAGTCCCTGGGTTTTCCCACGGTCCCTGGCAGGAGTAATCTCGCCCATCAAGGTATAGATTATCGGCGGCAATCCCCCCAGCCCCAGGCCGACAATGAAACGGAAAAATACCAATGAATATATATCCCAGGCAATAGCACAACCCAGTGATGCAATGGAAAATACTAACATAGTCCATTTTAAAACCGCTTTACGGCCCATGCGGTCACCGGCAATGCCTCCCAAAAAAGCGCCTGCGATCATCCCGATCAGACCTGAGCTTAAGACAATCCCCATCTCGCCGGGACTTAAGTTCCACGCCTGGGCAAGTGCTGTCGCCACAAAGGTAATCAATGCAATATCAAAAGCATCAAAAGCCCAGGTAGCACCGCAAATTCCTATCATCTTGTAGTGGTATCTTGATAAGGGCAGTCTATCCAGCCTTGCCGTAACAAGAGCCGTGATATCATGCTTTTCCACAAAATCCCCTCATTTCAATATAGCTGCCCTCTGGGCACATAGTATCGAATTATGGAGGACAACTTTTATCGCTTAGTCCGACATGCTGAAATGCCGCTTGGCCAACAATAGTGCTTGTGTGGGCCTGTATTCGGCAAGCAAGCCGATGGCATACAACAGATACGATTTGTCAATAATTATCCTGCTGTCTTGTGCAGGCAATAAGGATATGCCTGGATTCTGCAAAGCCTCTCTGACAACGGCCATTGCTTCATCGGTTGATAAGCCGGTAAAAACACCGCCGACAACAATCACCGTTTTTACTCTGCGCAAATCTCTGCCAACCGGAGTACCTGGCACAATACCCATAACCGGGTCAAAGCTCTGCGCGATATAACCGGCATGGCGTTTGAAAGCAACCTCCACAGCCGCTCTTGCCATGGCATGGTCAAACAGCTTATCCTGATCAGACACAGCCAGGTATTCAGGATTTGCCTCCAACTGGATCGCATAGCAGTGCAGGGATTTTTCCAAGGCTTCTCCTGCAAGGCCGACACCGGCGAGAATGGCCTTTTCCCCGGCAGCCTCAATGATGCCCCGTGCACTTACCCGTAACCCTAAGTTACCTTCCACAGTGCGATACGACAATTGCTTTTCATTGGTTACCACCAAGCCTTTTTCTTCTATTGACAATTCTTCCATATACGGCAGAACCGAATGAATATCGGTTGTTGCTCCGCCAAGATCAACAACAGCCAGATTACCCAGTCCCTTCTCCTCACGCGTGCCTTTAGCCAACAACTCTGTGGCTAAAAGTACCGCTCCCGGCGTAGGAATAACCTTATTAACTGTTAAACGGTCAAGTAACTTGCCTAGCCCTTTGGCCTCGGTAATCTGATGAATAAACTGTTCATGAATGGCTTCGCGTGCAGGCTTGACATTTAAGCTGTGAATGGTCGGCATAACATTGGGAACACGGATGGTTTGAATGCCTGCTTGTTGAAGGAGGGCTTCGGCTTGCGGCTGTATGCTGACATTTCCGGCAAGAACAACCACTGCTTTCACCTTGCTGTCTACGATCAACTGCGCATCTTCTATAAGCGATGCCTGATTGCCCCCGTCTGTACCACCGGCTAACAGAATAATATCCGGCTGAATCTCACATAACATTTCCAGCTTGTTTTCCGGTTTATCTTCAAAAGACATGACCTCCAGCACTCTGGCTCCGGCATTCATGGCTACTTCTTTGGCCGCTTTAGCCGTCACACGCGGCATATAGCCCATAGCTACCATCCGCAAACCACCGGCAGCACTGCTTGACGCCTGGATGTTGCAGGCCGCGATGCTGTTAACCTTGCACGCTGCAGCCAGTCCCTGCAAGGCCGAACCCAAGCCCTGATTAATATCCGTTACAGTGGTAGGTGCCTGCGCTCTGGCCAGCCATATTAATTCACCATCTATACTGTCAATTGCGGTCGCTTTAGTAAAAGTGCTGCCGACATCCAACAAGATTGTATCAATCAACTTTTCGCTCACTATACTCATGCCCCCGCCACTTACTCGCTCTTGCCAGTTGCCTGCTCTGCGTGTTCATACACCCATTGAACCACATCTGCCGGTTCTGTCCCTGGGCCAAAATGGGCATCCACTCCCAGAAAGCCGGTACCTTCCTGCTCAATTTTTTGGTTTACCGCCGCATGCTCTTCCTCTTTTTCGGCAATGCGTCCGCCGGAAATTAAAGCAGTCTCCGCTCTTATTCCAAGCTCTTCCATTCTGGCACTCACCCGTGGGTACAGCGCTGTTCCCAAGC
Proteins encoded in this window:
- a CDS encoding MFS transporter, whose translation is MEKHDITALVTARLDRLPLSRYHYKMIGICGATWAFDAFDIALITFVATALAQAWNLSPGEMGIVLSSGLIGMIAGAFLGGIAGDRMGRKAVLKWTMLVFSIASLGCAIAWDIYSLVFFRFIVGLGLGGLPPIIYTLMGEITPARDRGKTQGLLTTFWTVGWILAALLAYFVIAGLEDGWRWAFVAGATPALYLFIVQRYIPESARWLAMKGRKEEALAIVDDIERQVAKTDVIPPLTEDMIKKDVIVEQKPSFGALYSVNYRRVTIMLMILWFLNMFGYYGLFSWLPSLLMKSGRTMEQSFLYSIFLQLAYLPNQVLVAFLMDKYGRKPVLIGNLLCGFLATLAFGWALGLPTLESFHIIGLGVVTSFFISGIIAVSYTYTPELYPTAFRATGAAMGSACSRVGGMVSPIAIGYAMGIIGITGAVSLVAGAFILAAVTVGVMGIETKGKAL
- a CDS encoding glutamate mutase L, translating into MSEKLIDTILLDVGSTFTKATAIDSIDGELIWLARAQAPTTVTDINQGLGSALQGLAAACKVNSIAACNIQASSSAAGGLRMVAMGYMPRVTAKAAKEVAMNAGARVLEVMSFEDKPENKLEMLCEIQPDIILLAGGTDGGNQASLIEDAQLIVDSKVKAVVVLAGNVSIQPQAEALLQQAGIQTIRVPNVMPTIHSLNVKPAREAIHEQFIHQITEAKGLGKLLDRLTVNKVIPTPGAVLLATELLAKGTREEKGLGNLAVVDLGGATTDIHSVLPYMEELSIEEKGLVVTNEKQLSYRTVEGNLGLRVSARGIIEAAGEKAILAGVGLAGEALEKSLHCYAIQLEANPEYLAVSDQDKLFDHAMARAAVEVAFKRHAGYIAQSFDPVMGIVPGTPVGRDLRRVKTVIVVGGVFTGLSTDEAMAVVREALQNPGISLLPAQDSRIIIDKSYLLYAIGLLAEYRPTQALLLAKRHFSMSD